The following are from one region of the Chloracidobacterium sp. genome:
- a CDS encoding VCBS repeat-containing protein, protein MLVSLRFTLFISLATIFSLATVFRTVYSFAATAIDILPPAGSGSFGSHIRTLPNGNFVVTDPTFDIQTPNFVADAGAVYVFTRNGELISRITGKCQNDNLGSNGITVLHSGNFTINSPNVDLPVPESQNQNICIGGLTYVVPNVGTVTLGLGATGIEGVASVSNSFIGDHVNDRVGDSVALPNGDYAAVAIFWNGGRGAVSKRSGTVVGGEFVTDSNSVVGVSTVDFVGKVTVLPNGNYVVSTNRLANGQPASRLCILSEPCVGPMSDVNSLIGSPGVGVDFDGIYPLADGNYVLVNRGWNGERGAVTWVNGTTGLTGQVSSDNSLVGGTVRDFVGSRGVKALTNGGYVVLSEIWQDATATRRGAATFGPPGGISGVVSSVNSLIGAGTGSFSQSTIVPLTNGNYVVSLPNAILPGTGFLGAAIWGSGVTGISGPISISNSLYRGANIVVPLSNGNYVVASTSGFGAITWGNGQTGITGEISSANSMVGTDIDDRLGFGGVTPLANGNYVVSSPYWDNNGIQNAGAVTLCNGSAPVLGTVTTSNSIVGTKAMDQVGWGGAVALPNGNYVVRSDLWDNGTTANAGAVTFGNGATGVTGAVSELNSLVGSNIEDRIGNSGIKVLLNGNYVVTSISWQNKGAVTFGNGITGTSGAVSAANSIVGSTNDDRVGTYGNNNSTRVFADNTYAFHSANWDNGGIVDAGAVTLGKGNRQVNGTISSENSVRGTFTGQGTSLVFDYSTTAKYMVVGRGAAVSIFKYEQTAAPFDFDGDGKTDVGIFRPGPAEWWYRRSSDGQVPALQFGTSTDAIAPVDYTGDGKSDVAFFRPTTGEWFILRSEDGSFYSFPFGGAGDTPVPADYDGDGKGDVAVFRSTNNTWYIQRSSDLGVSIITFGASGDLPVTADYDGDGKSDIGIFRPGPGEWWYLRSSDGGNRAFQFGTSTDRTVVGDYTGDGKADAAFFRPTTGEWFILRSEDGSFYSFPFGGAGDTPVPGDYDGDGKTDAAVFRPSSATWFMLGSTSGTQIIPFGAATDRPIPNAFVR, encoded by the coding sequence ATGTTGGTCTCCCTCCGATTCACACTTTTCATTTCCCTAGCGACGATCTTCTCCCTAGCGACGGTCTTCCGCACTGTCTACTCTTTCGCGGCGACCGCGATCGACATTTTACCGCCCGCCGGCAGCGGGTCGTTCGGCAGCCATATCAGGACATTGCCGAACGGCAATTTCGTAGTTACTGATCCGACATTCGACATCCAGACCCCAAATTTTGTGGCGGATGCGGGCGCGGTTTACGTTTTTACGCGAAATGGCGAGCTGATAAGCAGAATCACCGGCAAGTGTCAAAATGACAATCTTGGGTCGAATGGCATTACGGTGCTTCATTCCGGGAATTTTACGATCAACAGTCCGAATGTGGATCTTCCGGTCCCGGAAAGTCAGAACCAAAACATATGTATCGGTGGCCTGACTTATGTGGTTCCGAATGTCGGCACTGTCACATTAGGGCTCGGTGCGACCGGAATTGAAGGCGTCGCATCTGTTTCGAACAGCTTCATCGGAGATCACGTAAATGACCGGGTCGGCGATTCGGTTGCGCTGCCCAACGGTGATTACGCTGCGGTCGCCATATTTTGGAACGGCGGTCGCGGGGCGGTCAGCAAACGCAGCGGAACAGTCGTCGGCGGGGAATTTGTGACCGATTCGAACAGCGTTGTTGGAGTTTCAACGGTCGACTTCGTCGGTAAGGTCACGGTCCTTCCAAATGGAAACTATGTTGTTTCCACAAATCGGCTCGCCAATGGCCAACCGGCCTCGAGATTATGCATCCTTTCAGAACCTTGTGTCGGTCCCATGTCCGATGTCAACAGCCTGATCGGATCGCCGGGTGTTGGTGTCGATTTCGACGGTATTTATCCTCTTGCCGATGGGAATTACGTTCTCGTAAACCGCGGTTGGAATGGTGAACGGGGAGCAGTTACCTGGGTAAATGGTACAACCGGCCTGACCGGGCAAGTCTCATCCGACAACAGTCTTGTCGGCGGAACGGTACGAGACTTTGTTGGAAGCCGCGGCGTAAAAGCCCTGACGAACGGCGGATATGTTGTTCTAAGCGAGATCTGGCAAGACGCTACAGCAACTCGGCGTGGGGCGGCGACATTTGGTCCGCCCGGCGGCATTTCCGGTGTGGTCTCATCTGTCAACAGCCTTATCGGGGCCGGTACCGGCAGTTTCTCGCAATCCACGATCGTCCCATTAACGAATGGAAACTACGTTGTGAGCCTGCCGAACGCGATCCTTCCCGGCACAGGGTTTCTCGGGGCGGCTATTTGGGGCAGCGGTGTCACCGGTATCTCGGGGCCGATCTCGATATCGAACAGCTTGTACCGCGGTGCCAATATTGTGGTGCCGCTTTCAAACGGAAACTACGTAGTCGCCTCGACATCGGGATTTGGCGCGATAACTTGGGGCAACGGGCAAACAGGGATCACGGGCGAGATCTCCTCGGCAAACAGCATGGTGGGAACGGACATTGATGACCGCCTCGGCTTTGGCGGCGTAACGCCGTTGGCGAACGGGAACTACGTGGTCAGCAGTCCTTACTGGGACAATAACGGAATTCAGAATGCTGGAGCCGTGACGTTGTGTAACGGCAGCGCTCCCGTGCTTGGCACGGTGACGACTTCCAACAGTATCGTAGGAACAAAAGCGATGGACCAGGTCGGCTGGGGCGGCGCCGTTGCTCTTCCGAACGGCAATTACGTCGTCCGAAGTGACCTTTGGGATAACGGAACAACTGCAAATGCCGGGGCGGTTACATTCGGGAACGGAGCAACCGGAGTTACGGGAGCCGTCTCGGAGCTTAACAGTCTGGTTGGCAGCAACATCGAGGACCGAATCGGCAATTCCGGCATAAAAGTCCTGCTGAACGGAAACTATGTTGTTACTTCCATTTCGTGGCAGAACAAAGGCGCAGTAACATTCGGAAACGGCATCACGGGAACGTCCGGAGCAGTTTCCGCCGCCAATAGCATTGTTGGCAGCACGAACGACGATAGGGTAGGCACGTATGGCAACAATAATTCCACACGCGTTTTCGCTGATAATACGTATGCGTTTCATAGTGCCAACTGGGATAACGGCGGAATTGTCGATGCGGGTGCGGTTACATTAGGCAAGGGCAATCGTCAGGTTAATGGAACGATCTCGAGCGAAAATAGCGTTCGAGGTACTTTTACAGGTCAGGGCACGAGTCTGGTTTTCGACTACAGCACTACAGCAAAGTATATGGTGGTGGGTCGTGGAGCAGCGGTTTCGATCTTCAAGTACGAACAAACTGCCGCGCCATTCGACTTTGACGGGGACGGGAAGACGGATGTTGGTATCTTTCGTCCGGGGCCGGCAGAGTGGTGGTATCGGAGAAGCTCTGACGGACAGGTTCCGGCACTGCAGTTCGGCACGTCCACCGACGCGATCGCACCGGTGGATTACACGGGCGACGGAAAGTCGGATGTGGCGTTCTTCCGTCCGACGACGGGCGAGTGGTTCATTTTAAGATCGGAGGACGGATCGTTCTATTCGTTCCCGTTCGGCGGAGCGGGCGACACACCCGTCCCGGCGGACTACGACGGTGACGGCAAGGGCGATGTGGCGGTCTTCCGTTCGACCAACAACACATGGTACATCCAGCGTTCGTCCGACCTCGGGGTCTCGATCATCACCTTTGGAGCCTCGGGCGACCTTCCGGTGACGGCCGACTACGACGGCGACGGCAAGTCGGACATCGGCATCTTTCGTCCGGGCCCGGGCGAATGGTGGTATCTGCGGTCGTCTGACGGCGGCAACCGTGCTTTCCAGTTCGGGACATCGACCGACAGGACGGTGGTTGGCGACTACACGGGCGACGGCAAGGCAGACGCGGCGTTCTTCAGGCCGACCACGGGTGAATGGTTCATCCTGAGATCGGAGGACGGCTCGTTCTACTCGTTCCCGTTCGGCGGAGCAGGCGACACGCCGGTTCCCGGCGACTACGACGGCGACGGGAAGACGGACGCCGCGGTCTTCCGTCCGTCATCGGCGACGTGGTTCATGCTCGGCTCGACCTCGGGCACGCAGATCATCCCGTTCGGTGCCGCCACCGACCGCCCGATCCCGAATGCGTTCGTCAGATAA
- a CDS encoding PD40 domain-containing protein — MREFSERRVYEFENFRLDADSLLLFRSGEPLPLTPKVVATLLALVERSGEIVSKDDLMKIVWPDTQVEEGNLTQNLYLLRKTLGASSDGPPFIETLRRRGYRFTAEVSYVAEQAAGSMNVSPVRIVERKENIYSVLDWQNHRNDNAAETTRIQPVADLPGPINFPVRRNLLYSAAIVLGVSLIVIVAFSLFKIPGGGTSQNAANELTFVQLTDGRDVNDATVSPDGRYLTYHEIDSGIFTMFVQQVGESNRIVVVPPTTRTIASKTFAPDGQSIYYIAGDPTTGTASLFRVPTLGGIETKLIENVGSTVAISQDGAQIAFIRDEKSAAASSVIIVDSNGENARTVFTGAEGSVIWGGLSWSPDGGSIAMGSVEIAAPTSARICSIQALNVFDGSIRQLSPEKWDTCGRMAWTAHGDGLFFIGTKGGEALSTRRDQLYYLSLESGEARRITTDGNRLQVSSLGLTSDDSVLIVPFNRSSQLWIMDANGSSDTAVQITRGLADGRAGIAPLPDGRIAYIARTGDFSHVWAVNPDGSDARQVTSEPDQIEELRASADGSRFYFSTQVDGTPSLFSCRVDGTELGKILDDPTFDVDSSYSPDGTLIAYNSTVGGGSGVKNSIRIAATDGSKVMQISESYAQSPHFSPDGKFISYAASDNTIAVMALKSGEVIGRFRTVPNASLNVGARWMPDGKAIAYISHQKSAGNIFVQPIDGSKPTRLTDFTSGEIHNFAFTADGRNIVVARGYPIRNAVLIKNQPR; from the coding sequence ATGCGGGAATTCAGCGAGCGTAGGGTTTATGAGTTCGAGAATTTTCGCCTCGACGCTGATAGTCTGCTTTTATTTCGCTCCGGCGAGCCGTTGCCGCTAACTCCAAAGGTCGTCGCAACCCTGCTCGCGCTTGTTGAACGAAGCGGCGAAATAGTAAGCAAGGACGATCTGATGAAGATCGTCTGGCCGGATACGCAGGTCGAAGAAGGCAACCTGACCCAAAACCTTTACTTGCTCAGGAAAACTCTGGGAGCATCGTCCGACGGGCCGCCATTTATTGAAACGCTGAGAAGACGGGGATATCGCTTTACGGCAGAGGTTTCGTATGTGGCGGAACAGGCCGCAGGTTCGATGAATGTCTCGCCCGTCCGTATCGTCGAAAGAAAAGAAAATATCTATTCGGTGTTGGACTGGCAGAACCATCGGAACGACAACGCTGCGGAAACAACCCGTATACAGCCCGTTGCCGACTTACCAGGACCGATAAACTTCCCCGTTCGGCGAAACCTTCTCTACTCGGCAGCTATCGTTCTTGGTGTTTCGCTGATAGTGATCGTCGCCTTTTCTTTATTCAAGATCCCCGGTGGCGGAACGTCGCAGAACGCCGCGAACGAACTCACGTTCGTCCAACTAACAGACGGGCGAGATGTCAATGACGCCACGGTGTCCCCGGACGGGAGATATTTGACCTACCACGAGATCGACTCTGGCATTTTTACAATGTTCGTCCAGCAGGTAGGCGAATCGAACCGGATCGTGGTCGTGCCGCCGACCACGCGTACGATAGCGTCGAAGACCTTCGCACCCGACGGGCAGTCGATCTATTACATTGCTGGAGACCCAACGACCGGCACAGCGTCGCTTTTTCGCGTACCGACACTTGGCGGCATTGAAACAAAGCTCATCGAAAATGTCGGTTCCACTGTGGCGATCTCGCAAGATGGCGCTCAGATCGCTTTTATCCGTGATGAGAAATCGGCGGCAGCATCGAGCGTGATCATCGTTGATTCGAATGGCGAGAACGCGCGTACCGTCTTTACTGGTGCTGAGGGTAGTGTGATCTGGGGCGGCCTTTCATGGTCGCCCGACGGCGGCTCGATAGCGATGGGATCCGTCGAGATCGCGGCCCCGACCTCGGCGCGTATCTGTTCGATCCAGGCCTTGAACGTCTTTGACGGATCGATACGCCAACTATCGCCGGAAAAGTGGGATACGTGTGGACGTATGGCATGGACCGCACACGGCGACGGGTTGTTTTTTATTGGTACCAAGGGTGGTGAAGCTCTTTCGACTCGCCGCGACCAGTTGTATTACCTCTCACTGGAATCCGGTGAGGCTCGCAGGATAACGACGGACGGGAATCGTCTCCAGGTTTCGAGTCTTGGTTTGACGAGTGATGATTCGGTTCTGATCGTGCCCTTCAATCGCTCGTCGCAGCTTTGGATAATGGATGCGAACGGTTCGTCCGATACTGCTGTTCAGATCACCCGAGGGCTTGCCGATGGCCGGGCAGGGATCGCCCCGCTGCCCGACGGCCGCATCGCTTATATCGCACGAACCGGCGATTTTTCGCATGTTTGGGCCGTGAACCCGGATGGTTCGGATGCAAGACAGGTAACGAGTGAGCCGGATCAGATCGAAGAACTTCGTGCATCTGCCGATGGATCTCGCTTCTATTTTTCGACGCAGGTCGACGGGACGCCGAGCCTCTTTAGCTGCCGTGTCGATGGCACCGAGCTGGGTAAGATACTTGACGATCCGACCTTCGATGTGGATTCCTCCTACTCTCCTGACGGCACGCTGATAGCTTACAATTCGACAGTCGGCGGTGGATCGGGCGTGAAGAATTCGATACGAATAGCGGCGACGGATGGCAGTAAAGTAATGCAGATCTCGGAATCGTATGCGCAGTCGCCGCATTTTTCTCCGGACGGGAAATTCATCTCCTATGCGGCGAGCGACAATACCATCGCAGTAATGGCGCTCAAAAGTGGGGAGGTGATCGGACGGTTCCGCACCGTTCCGAATGCATCATTGAATGTGGGTGCACGATGGATGCCCGATGGGAAAGCCATCGCCTATATTTCGCATCAGAAGTCAGCGGGGAATATCTTCGTCCAACCGATCGACGGATCGAAACCGACCCGTTTGACCGACTTTACCAGCGGCGAAATTCACAATTTTGCGTTCACGGCTGACGGTCGCAATATCGTTGTCGCCCGAGGCTATCCCATTCGAAACGCGGTCCTCATAAAGAATCAACCCCGATGA